Part of the Sphaerodactylus townsendi isolate TG3544 linkage group LG10, MPM_Stown_v2.3, whole genome shotgun sequence genome is shown below.
TGCCGCCACCCTGTCAACATGCCAGCAGTCGGAGAAGCCAGAAAACAGGAGACAAGAGAGAGACCTGGTCCAGCTTGAGTGGCTCCTCCTTGCAGGGCAAAGGGCAGGGCAGGCTCTTCTGGAGGTGACTGGGTGGGTTCCCAAAGCCCAAAGGAGGGGGTCGTGGGGGAGGAGGATGCGGGGAACCACGGCGTGGTCACTTGGCCCTGTCTGGAAAGGCACTACTGCAGGCACAAAGAGAACTCCCTGCCCCAGAGATGTGCtggcgtggggtgggggagatcctcCGTTCAGCCTCCAGCATCTCCAGCGAAGGGGCTGGGAGATTCCTGCAGAGTCTGCCATGAAGGCAGGACTGGGACAGGCAGACCAAATGGGCAGAATTAGGAGCAGGCCACTGCCTGGTGTTCAAAGCAGGCTGCTGAGTGGAAGCCATGCAGCAGGGGGGGGGAGAcgggactggggtgggggtggggctcagcatgTTCAGAGGGCAAACCACGCCTGCCACAGGGCAAGGCTGGTATTTCCACGCCTGCCTCCTGGGTCCAATGGTGAGACTTAGTGGCCCAGGGATGAGGTGGCGCTGAAGCACAGGGGTGGGCGGAGCTCCGCCCTTTGCCCCGTTTGGTCCACCCGGCAGGGAAGACTCTTTCCTTCTGGTCCTTTCAGCCGGCCTCATTCAGGGCGGTAAAAGGGGGCAGACATGGAGAAGTGGCCGTGCAATGAGCCCAGTCCAGGGAGCATCCCTTCTtctgctgggtgtgtgtgtgtgtgctctgcgTGCACGTGAGCCACTGAAAGCCACCTGGCCGGCTACTGCGGGAAACAGGATGCAGCATCAGCGTCCGGAGCCACCATGGGAAGATTCTTCCGACGACGTTTGGTTTGAGCTCACCCCAGGAAAGGCGGCAGCAGCTGGGATGGCTGAAGAGAGGCTGCCACGATGGAGCAGGAGCCCGGAAGCCGCAGGCGGGCGGGCAGGAGTGAGGCGGGGCTGGGGCCGAGTGTGGACGGAGGCACCGCCAGAACAGGGCAGCCTGCTCAGGGGGTCTCCCCAGAGCCACAACCAGCCTGCCCGTTGTTTCAGCTCTGGGATGTGGAAGGCTGGGTGCTCCTGTCCACTTCTGAAACATCCGGGGGCGCTGCTGGGAGGAATGACCCGTCTGGAATGCCAGTCATGCCTGGCCCAGCTGCTCCAGCTGCCCTCCATAAAGGCACATGGCCCAGCCTGCTTGCTGTGCAGCCAATGGGTAGCGCCAGAGGGAAGCGAGGGCGGGGCCTCAGCTGTGAGTCCAGAGGCAGCCCCAGGGCCTCGACCCTCTCACCTGTCCCACCTCTGCAGTGGGAAGCAACAGGCTGTCCCCACCCTCTGCCCCCCCCAGTCACGCAGCGGAGTGCGGGTCACACCCCTTCTGGAGCTGCTCCGCTGGTGACTGGCTTCAGTTCCAGGCTGTGGCAGCGCCTGCAGAGCCCTTCGTGGCCTTGGAGGGGCAGCAGGGCAACCCCGTCGTCCCGCTCGCTCACCTGAGCCAGGTGCTGCCTGCCTGTCGGTGGGTCCGCTTGTGCTGCCCGGTCTGATGCGAGTCTCACTGAGGAAAGCCGACTAGAAATGTCCTCCCCTGGATCCGGCCCTGCCCGTCCGCACACACCCTTTGCTGAGGCTCTGGCCCAGCACCTGCCAGGGCGTGTCCCAGCCTCGTGTTCACGGCATCCTTTTCTATCTTTGCGCTGTCAAGCCATTATTTATGTACTTCTGGGTCTTGTATGCCCCCCCTCCTGAAGgtgctcagggcggctcacaacatttcCATAATATGTGaccaaaatcatttaaaatgttacCAATATGAATATGTTTCAAACCAACagacatacatttaaaaacatttagtaGATTattgaaaacacaaaaaatatcaaaatGGTCTAACTTTATGGCACTGAGGAAgtttggtggggggaaggagggaggccagACAGATGGGACACTGTGGCCGCCTCAACCGTGCCCCCGATGAAACAGCCCCGGGCCCCAcaggacagagcgttccaccaggttggggccctGGTTgaagccagggatcaccagaagaccCTTGAACCAGAGCAGGTACTCCACCAAGAGCCAAAGCAGCTGGCGAAGGACCAGCTCAACAACAGGTGAGCAGGAGACTTGCAGTGCCAGGTGCATCTTGGGAGGTTCCTTCTCGGAGGACACAGGATTGTGGGCTATTGCAACGCTTCTCTGCCTTTCCTGCCGCTAAGAACCTGGCGTCCCCATCATACCGGTAGGAGCACAAtgccaaaacccacatttatgtTTACTGGAATTCGGTTATCATCCTGAGCATGTACAATGAACTCCCAGAACGTTAAAAAAACCTGCAGCAGCACAATAGATAATCCTGGGTGGGAAGGAAGAGGCACATGGCTGGTGGGTAAGGGATGGGGGTCTTGGTGAAGAACAGCACCCCCACCTACTTCTTGCTTGCCGTAAAGGGCAAAGGTGGATAACTGGCAGCAGGTAGAGTAGGAAGGAGGTGGTGGCATGTTCCATTTGCCAGGGCCAACGGGAATGGAGAGAGTGTGAATTCTGCATTCATGGttccaaaacccccccccccccccccccccccccgacttctgCTTTGTACTGGTGACACCCGTTCCACGAGTAGATTGCCGTCTTTATTGTTCACACTACCCTTGATTTGGCTCGCTTGTCTTCTATCTTTGTAACTAATGCAAAGACAGGGCTTGCGCATCTTGTAGTATTTTCTCATTCGGTAGCTGAATtgtattgcattgtttactggatTTTTACACTGCCTGATGGACCTTCTTGCTGTGTTTTCAGCCGCCATGAGTCTCAGCAAGGAAAGCAAACTGCTAGAAGTTAAGGGACAAACAGGAAAAACAGGGACCCGCTGTCTCCAGGTGGGGCGAGAGGCCACAGCCCCCTCCCATTTGTCAAGGAATAGCAGTGGCAGCAGAGTACAAAATCAGAGCCCCCCTTTCCAGGAATCAGGGGTGCTAGAAGGCGACTTCCCAGTCAGACTCTGCCCAGCTACGCTGCAATAATAAGCTAAGctccaaaatccaaacttcacgtacaTCAGCTACAGTGGCCCCGCACCGCTGGCGATCGCAGGCCAGGACTGGGATTTGCGTGTGTTCGCTGAGGCTCCATGGGAAACAGACCTGttttgaatggcagctgtgaaaaaggcaaactctatgctggggataattaagaaaggagttgataataaaactgcaaggattgtcatgcccttatttacaagcagtggtgcgaccgcacttggagtactgtgttcagttctggtcgccacatctcaaaaaggatcctgaagagatagaaaaagtgcagagaagggcaacgaggatgactgagggactggagcaccttccttatgaggagaggctgcagcgtttgggactctttagtttggagaggagatgtctgaggggggataggattgaagtctatgaaattatgcatggggtagaaaatgccgaacgagagaaatttttctctctttctcacaatactagaaccaggggggcattcattgaaaatgctggggggaagaattaggactaataaaaggaaacacttcttcacgcaacgtgtgattggtgtttggaatatgttgccacaggaggtggtgatggccactaacctggacagctttaaaaagggcttggacagattgatggaggaggggtcagtctatggctcccaatcttgatcctccttgatctgagattgcaaatgccttagcacagaccaggtgctcgggagcagcagcagcagcagcagcagaaggccattgctttcacatcctgcatgtgagctcccaaaggcacctggtgggccactgagagtagcagagtgctggactagatggactctggtctgatccagcaaggccatttcttatattcttatgttctaatacaaCCAGCCAGGGCGGGGGCCACAAGGCCCCCTCCAGAGCAGAGAGGGCTGCAGAcatctctcaacccccccccccccatcatgttcTGACAGCTGCCCAGATGGCCTCCCCACTTGCCACAACAACGCTCCTCACCAGCTATGTGCTGGGACTCCCCAAATACTCATGCACCCAAAGCCTTATGACTTGCATTATCACCCATTATCTCGAGTGAGGGAGAagcgtggggggcgggggcgggggatggACGATGACAGGGATCATTATTTGCTCCATTATTTGCTCGCTGGAACCCTgacatccaaaggggagggggaagggggggtggcggAGATTAATCTGCCGAGGAAGTGCAGCAACTGCTGCTGGGTAAACAACGTGCCTCAGCTACCAGTGCATTAAATCACTgcacaggaaggggaggggggacaccaCCAGCTTCCCACAGGCggagagccccctccccaatccaggcAGGATAATGGGGACGGGACTGCCACCTGCTGAACAGTCTGGGAAACAGCAGCCCTCTCCTGCCTTTATGGGAACCCGTGTCCTCCTGCATGGGGAGGTGGacgtggttggggggggggtgtctgtccCCTGACGCCACGCAACAGCACGCCACAGCACTGACAAAAGAGCTGAAGGAAGCggtggttttcattgattttattccaaaaataaattcATAATGAAGCAAAGAAAGGCTTAAATTAAAGGTCCAgtgcaggcgggcgggcgggcgggggtgtAACTCATTCTGGGGCCCctacctcctcttctccttcacaCTGTAGTGCAGCAGCAGTGGGGCAGGCTGGAAAGCAAGCGGAGAGGTCAGGGAGGGCCCTTCTCTGAGAATGCAGCCTgtttcgcgcccccccccccaccgcagggCCCTCCAGCCGACCTTGCCAAACCAGCGGGAGAGCCAGAGCTGCTTCAGCGTCATGTGGTCCGGGAGCACCTCGTTGTCAAAGAGCACGTGCACCTgaggaggcaggggcagggggccgTCAGCCTCAGCAGCACTGCGGGGGCCCCCCTGACACTCCCCCGGCTTCTCCAGACAAGCTAGCCCCCAGGACCGCCCTCTCACTCACGTGGGGCAGGGCCAGCTCCAAGCGGCAGCACAGCACCCGGCGGAGGTGGCGGATCTGAGCCCGGACGGAGCAGCGGACATACTTGTGCTGGGGAGGGAAGCAGAAGCACTctgcaggccctggggatggggggggggcgccacccaCACCCAGGGAACTCCCAGGCCAGGGGCTctgcggggggaggggctgctgccATCAGCTTTTGCAGACTGCCCCCCCTCAGGGCCCCTCCCATGTCGACCCGCCAGTCTTGGTTACCTGAAGGACGTGCCTGTTCTTCTCTTTCCCGGAGCTGCAGTAAGAGGGAAGGAGGgtcagaggaggggggggagcccCGAGGGCCCAGAACAGCCAGCGAGGAGGAAGAAggggtcccacccacccccagggcaAAAAAACAGCCCCGTCTCCCTCCACACAACCCCCGCGGCCACACCCCAGCCGTCCACCACAGCAGCTCCCTCTGCTTTCAGGGCTCACAGAAGCCAACGgagaagaagtgtgtgtgtggggggggggcaccccctgcccccgtCATACTGACCCCTGCTTCTCCAGGCACAGGGAGACCTGTTCGTCGAAGCGGTAATAGTGAGCTCGGGAGTGGTCAAAATCCGTGCAGGGCAGTCCCATGCGGTCAGAAACGGGGTCTGGGGATGagatgaagagaagagaaggtcaGGGCCAGACAGGAGGGCTCTCTGGCAGCGCCTCCCCCACGCCGGCAAGCCCCAATCCATTCTCATAGGGGAAGAGTCCTGATTGCACCTTCGTTGCTGGGCTGAGTGACCCGCTCCAGGCCTCGGGACTGGCAGAACTCCCGGATGCGCCTCTCCTCACCTGCCAAGGACAGAAGGTCAGAAACTCAGCAGGGGGCGTGGCTGGCCtcagccagaagccaggagagcctcccccctcctgctcaagggtgggtggggggcgctgCTGAGGGACAGGCGACTGGAGGAGAGGCCCCGTGGGCTCGGCTGGCCGATGGGTGAGTCCTTGCCCCCGTGAGGGCCAAGAGAGCCTCCCTCAGCGGCAGGGCTCTTGCCCCCCTGCCCCGACACTCACTCTCCTGCAGGCCGGGCACCAGCTTGTAGACGATGTCTTGCATCACGCGGTCCAGCTTGAGGTTGAGCAGCGGCTGCGTCTCGTGGATTTTGGTGTTGCACAAGGGGCAGTATTTGTTGGTCTGCAGGCACTTCACGATGCAGCTCTTGCAGACTGCCGGACAGAGAGGCCCCGTCAGCCCTGCACCTCCTGCCCACAGATCAGCCCCCTGCCTCCCAGCCACAGGACGGGCCCAAAGAGTGCGTGGGGTGCgtggccatggggggtgggggtggcactgGCTTTCAGAGCGGATCAGACTGACTCATGAgggccaggggcggggggggcggggagagacatGTCCCTCTGGGCCTCCAAGCACCTGGCCAGCTACTCTGGGAAGCAGGAAGAGGCCTCTGCTCAGCATGCGGAAGGTCCCCGGCTGGACCCCAGCAGCACCCCCAGGCACTGCAGTTATGGGAAAGACGCCTCTGCTGCCTCGGGCCCTGCGGAGCCTCTCCAAGCAGCCGACCTGGTCTGGTTCACTGGAAAGCAGCATCCTGTGCTCAAGGACCAGGTGGGCCCAGCTCTTCTGAGAGGAAGCCCAGAGAactgctgccccacccccccacccccaagacacAGCGGTGCCCAGAGGTGCGTTTTCATGCGTTTGGGGCTCAGAGGAGTTTGGGGGCCAGAACCTCTGCTCATTTTAGTCACATGTTTCCATTGGAGGACCTTTGGTTCTCAGACGGATTTTATGGGGCTCTGCTGGCCGGTTTCTCTAAGCAGCCAGATGCCGGCCAGGAGCAGCGGCACGGAGGGCACCACGCGGGAGATCAGCTTAGCCCTCAACACTGCCTGGGGCACCTGCAGCCTGGCTGGAAATGCTTCCattgtccgcccccccccccccacccctgtgtcCTTCCGGGACAGCTCCTTGCTTGGACGCCACCAGGCAGCGGCCtcagctcccctcccccgccctctgtCCAGTCACGGAGCTCCCACATGGtgtggactccccccccccgcccaccactCACAGGTGTGGAGGCATTCCGTGATGGTTGTGGCATCGATGAAGTAGCCGGCGCAAAGGAAGCACACGATGTGTTCGTTCAGCTCCTTCATCTTCACCTTCACCTCCTCCTGCAGACAGAGACAGACTCCAAGAGACGGGCCCTGACACCCTGGTGGGGAGAAGCCTCCACCCTGACCGCccccccaggcacagagcagggggtgggagggcagctgcTTCTGACCACACTTCCTTCCTCTCTGAGGGCCTGAAACACAGCCCAGCACAGAGAGCTGTGTTCGAATCCCACAGCCTCCTCAGAGCCTGTCTGTGGGCAGCCCCCCGGAACCAGAAACACTGAAACAGAGCACAGCCTTCGGCATGTCTGTTCGTATCGTGGGGTTgcgcagcccccccgccccccccccccatatctctgTCATGTCGGGGCCTGCCTCTCAGCCACAGTTGTGCCACAGTTTGCTTCATTCTGCACCTGCTGGAAAGGCTGAACGGATGAAACCAGCACCTGCCTACCTGGCCTCCAGGCAGTGGCGGGTCTGGACCTCGGGCCGGGCCCCCTCCTCCCGCCCCGTTCGCCCGCCTGGACAGTGGGAGCTGCGACCACCCCTCCTTCAGAGCAGCCAGGAGAACAACACAGACGCGCTCCGCTCTGctcccagaaaggggtggagaagggagccccccccccccccggctttcttTTCCAAGGATCGTCTGCGTCGTCGCCAGCGCTGGCCAGCAGCCCCTGGCCATTTTCCTTGCGGAGATATAAGCGGAACGGCACCTTTGCCGGGCAAGGGGCGGGAGCCTTTTTGCAagaactctcccccccccgcccccccaaaatcgGGAGGGGGGGTGCTTCATGGCCGGGGGAGGGGAAACCCCGCCTTCTCTTCTCAGACTTGGCACGGGAGGAGCCGCGGACGCCCCACCGAGATGCGGGCTGTGTGCGTGTGGCGACCAGGGGGGGGGGACGGGCAGAGCCCCACTGctttgcccccccctcccggaacgcggcccgcccccccccccccggccctcccctcccctcccctcggcctCACCTCCCCGCCTGACCTCGTTGCGCAGCGGGTCCATCTTGTAGACGGCCTGGAGCTGGTTGCGGAGCCGCATCGCGATCGCCATCGGGCCCCCCGCAGGAGGAGATGCCATCTTGGGGCCGCCTCGTCCACTTCCGGGTGCGGAGGGGCCGGCCCGGACCATCGGCACTACAGCTCCCATCGTCCCTCGCGGCGCCGCGGCACGTGCCTGGCTGGCGGAGGCGCGCAGGGCAGGCTGGGAGTCGTAGTCCCTTTTCCGTGGCACGTGCCGGATTCCGCCGCGTTCCCTGCCGGCCTGGAGCGGGCGGTGCGCCGGAGCCCCGGGGGCGGCCCTTCGGTGGgcaggcggcggcagcggcagcgctTCCATCCCGAGGAGAGCTGGCCTTCCGCCGGTTGAATTTCTCCAGCCGGTGCCTAGACTCGGCCCTAAAAGCTTCCCCGCCCCCCGGGCAGCAAACAGCTAaacattcagtttttaaaaacgtTGAAAACCATCTGAAGTGCGACGGGGGCTTCAGCGGTCGTCGAGAAAAGCACCAATTAAACACCAGCAGCCCTCGAGAAACAAATACAAAAGTCTTCTTATCAGACTGCCCCAAAGCAGAGCAAAGCAGCGAGATGGACCTTGCAGaagagcccgggggggggggcgggggggggcgcgagAGGAAGGCGCCCAAATCAGGGGGCTCCTGC
Proteins encoded:
- the PCGF1 gene encoding polycomb group RING finger protein 1, with amino-acid sequence MASPPAGGPMAIAMRLRNQLQAVYKMDPLRNEEEVKVKMKELNEHIVCFLCAGYFIDATTITECLHTFCKSCIVKCLQTNKYCPLCNTKIHETQPLLNLKLDRVMQDIVYKLVPGLQESEERRIREFCQSRGLERVTQPSNEDPVSDRMGLPCTDFDHSRAHYYRFDEQVSLCLEKQGSGKEKNRHVLQHKYVRCSVRAQIRHLRRVLCCRLELALPHVHVLFDNEVLPDHMTLKQLWLSRWFGKPAPLLLHYSVKEKRR